The Bacteroidia bacterium DNA segment GATTGCTGAAACTGAAGATTTCATTGAACGCTTTAAAGGTACTTACTCAAAAACTCTTCAGGTTCAATCCCGGGTTAAAATGCTTGAAAAACTTCCATTACTTGAAGTTGACGAAGAAGACACATCAGCATTACGATTAAAATTTCCGCCATCACCTCGTTCAGGGAATTATCCGGTAATTATTAAAGAATTATCTAAAAGCTATGATAATAATATAGTATTTAAAAACGCTTCGCTAACAATAGAACGTGGAGAACGCGTTGCCTTTGTTGGGAAAAATGGAGAAGGAAAATCAACACTTGTAAAATGCATAATGGGTGAGATTGACTTTGAAGGTGAATGTATACTTGGTCATAATGCTTTGATAGGGTATTTTGCACAAAATCAGGCATCGATGTTAGATGAAGAATTAACAGTTTTTCAAACTATTGATAATGTAGCAAAAGGTGATATACGTTCTAAAATAAGAGATATTCTAGGCGCATTTATGTTTGGTGGCGAACATTCTACAAAAAAAGTAAAAGTACTTTCCGGCGGCGAAAGAACAAGACTCTCGATGATTAAACTTTTACTTGAGCCAGTTAACTTTTTAATTCTTGATGAGCCAACAAATCACCTCGACATGAGAACTAAAGATATTCTTAAAGCCGCATTAATGGATTATGACGGCACTTTAATTCTTGTTTCACATGACAGAGATTTTCTGGGAGGACTTGTTAACAAAGTGTACGAATTTGGCAATAAACAGGTAAAAGAACACCTTGATGACATTTATTCTTTCTTGGAAAAGAAAAAAATGGAAAACCTTAAAGAATTGGAGAGAAAGAATCAGAAATAATATCAAAGAATTTAACTAAATAACATAAACGTATATTTAACTTATACATTGTCATCCTTCGAGTGCCTCAGGATGACAACACGAGTGCCTCAGGAGTCAATTCGAGAAACAAAAGATACATTTAGTCACTCTGAGGCTCTCGAAGAGTGATTGAGATAAACAGAATAAATTATATTTTTGTGTTATTAAATTTTTGCCATGAACTTACTAAGTGTTTATATACTTAAATGTAATGACAATTCATATTACACTGGTGTAACAAATGACATTGAAAGAAGACTATTCGAACACGAAAATGGAATAAATACTTCCTGTTATACTTTTTCACGAAGACCGCTAAAATTAGTTTGGCTTTCAGAATCCATGGATGCAACTCAAGCTATAGAACTAGAAAAACAAATAAAAGGTTGGAGAAAATCTAAAAAAGAAGCTTTAATAACTGGAAATTGGGATGAGTTAATAAAATTAGCTGCTATAAGAAAAGGTAATATTAAGTAGAATTATATAGTCATCCTTCGAGTGCCTCAGGATGACAATACGAGTTACCTTAATGACGAAACGATGGTCTCAGGAAACGCGATGCTGGAAGTGTTTCAACAAAAACAATCAAGATTTCTTTCCTGGCTTTTTCTTCTTTTTGTTCTGAAATGCATCATCCTCGGCAATTAAAGCTTGCCAATCGTGATTGCTGGCTGCAGATAAATCAATAGTCTCAACGTATTCCTCAGGATTTATATTTCTAACAGTAATTGGCTGAGTTAAGAAACTCTCAATTTCTTTTAATATTTTTCTTTCTTCTTTACTACAAAAAGAAATTGCCAAACCTTTTTTATCAGCTCTACCAGTTCGTCCAACACGGTGCACATAATTTTCTACTTCTTCAGGCAAATCGTAATTAATAACATATTCCACATTTGGAATATCAACACCACGTGCACTTACATCAGTTGCTATTAAAATTTTATTTATTCCTTCTTTAAACTGATTCATCGCAGAAGATCGTTGATTCTGGTTCTTATCACCATGTATTGTCTGACTGGAAATACCGACTCTTTCGAGTGCTTTACATACTCTTTCAGCACGAACTTTAGTTCTTACAAATACCAGAATTTTACTATCCGGATTTTCCTTAACAATACGTTCTAAAAAGAATCGTTTATCATCCATCTCAACAAATTCAACCGAATGTGTAATATTTTTAGAAACCGGATCTTTAGGTGATATCTGTATACGAACTGCTTTTTGAACAAGTGAATATGCTAAATCTTTAATTCTTTCATTAATTGTTGCAGAGAAAAAAAGTGTTTGTCTGGTTCTTGGGATCTTTGTTATGAGATGATGCATTTCGTTAATAAAACCAAGCTCCAGCATGTGGTCAGCTTCATCTAAAATAAGAATTTCAACATCATCAAAATAAATATGTTTTCTATGCTCAAGGTCAAACATTCTGCCTGGTGTTGCAACAAGAACATCTACTCCCCTTTTTAACATTTCAATCTGAGGATCTATATCTACACCACCAATTAACCCTAAAACCTGCAAGTTTGTTCCCTTTCCTAATTGCTCAAAAACTTCTGAAACCTGCAAAGCTAGCTCGTGGGTTGGAACCATAACTACACAACGAATTCCATGTTCATGTCGAACAACTCTTCTTCCCTGTAAAATTTCAATTACAGGAATTGCAAAAGCAGCAGTCTTTCCTGTTCCTGTTTGTGCAATAGCTAAAACATCTTCACCTTTTAAAATTGGTGGAATTGCTTTATATTGAATATCTGTAGGCTTTCTAAATCCTAATTTCTCGAGATTCTGCTTTATTTCGGGAGCAAAATTATATTTTTCGAATTTCATTTTTATTTATTCTGATTAAGTGCAAAGGTACAATAACTTTTAGCATGAATATTTGACACAAACGAAGTTGATATTAAATTATAACACAAACCTCTAAAACAATTCATTATTTTTGCAAAGTTATTAATAAAATAATTAATGAATAATTGGCTTGAACGTACAGAATTACTTGTAGGAAGTGATGGCATCCAAAAACTTAAAAATGCACATGTATTAGTTGCAGGCTTAGGCGGAGTCGGTGGCTATGCAGCAGAAATGATTTGCAGAGCCGGAGTAGGAACTATTTCAATTATTGATAGTGATAAGTTTATGCCATCAAATAGAAATAGGCAATTAGGAGCACTTGTTAGCACTAATGGAATGCCTAAATCAGAAGTAATGAAAACCAGATTACTTGATATTAATCCTAATGTTAAAATAATTGCCTATTGCGATTACTTAAAAGAAGATGAAATAAAAGAAATTTTGCTAAAAGAAAAATACGATTTTATTATTGATGCAATAGATACACTGACTCCAAAGTTTTTTGTAATTTATCACTCAGTAATGAATAATTTAAAATTTGTAAGTTCAATGGGAGCTGGCGGAAAACTCGATCCTACACAAATAAAAATTACAGATGTTTCAAAATCTTACGAATGCAAATTAGCATATAAAATAAGAAAAAAACTTCATGCACATAATATAAAAACAGGTTTTAATGTAGTTTTCTCCGCTGAAATTGTTCCGAAATCAGTAATTATTGCTGAAGAAACAGGACCTAATAAAAAATCAACAATAGGTACAATTTCTTATATACCCGCTATTTTTGGTTGCTATTGTGCTTCTGAAGCCATTAAAGAAATTTTAGCTTAAATAATAAAAGCATCTATGCTTTTAATAGTTTACTTTAAGCAATCGTGAATGCTTGCATAATTATTTACAAAATCTAATATTGTTCCTTATCATTTGGGAACTCAACATTTTTAACATCTTGTATGTAATGTGTTACAGAAGATTTTATTTCTTCAAATAAGTTATGGTATCTTCTTAAGAAACGAGGAGAAAACTCATTTGTAATTCCTAGCATATCGTGCAAAACGAGTACCTGACCATCAACTTCATGTCCGGCACCAATACCAATAATAGGTACATGAACCTCCTTAGAAACTTTAGCAGCTAATGCTGCAGGAATTTTCTCGAGTACAATTGAAAAACAGCCGATTTTATCTAAAATATGTGCATCAGCAATTAATGCTTTTGCCTCCTCCTCTTCTCTGGCTCTTACAACAAAAGTCCCGAATTTATTTATACTTTGAGGAGTTAAACCCAAATGACCCATTACAGGAATTCCAGCTGACAAAATTCTTTGTATAGATTCTTTTACAACCTCACCACCTTCAAGTTTGACAGCAGAAGCACCTGTTTCTTTCATAATTCTAATGGCAGAATTCAAGGCCTCTTTTGAATTTCCCTGATAAGTTCCAAATGGCATGTCAACAACAACTAAAGCACGCTTTGTTCCCCTAACTACTGCTGATGCAAAATATATCATTTCATTTAATGTAATTGGAAGTGTAGTATCATAACCAGCCATTACATTTGAAGCAGAATCGCCAACCAAAATAACATCAATACCTGCTTCATCTAAAATTTTAGCCATCGAAAAATCATAAGCCGTAAGCATAGATATTTTCTCACCTTTAAGCTTCATTTCAGCCAGTACGTGCGTAGTGACTTTTCTGGTATTTTTATGAACTGACATATAGTATTTTTATTTCTTGATATTATAGCTACATTTGCGATAAGAAATACAAAGTTGTATAAAATTATTGGAATCCGGATGTCGAAATTTACAAAAATAAAGCTATTAGTCTTATTATCAACTACTATATTTCTAATTCAGTGTAAGAAAGATTTTGATGTAAATGATGACTGGAAAGATATTCCTGTTGTTTACGGACTACTAAATTCTACTGATAGTGTACACTATATCAGACTTTCAAAAGCATTTCTAGGCGATCAGGATGCTTATGTGATGGCACAGATTAGCGATTCATTATACTACCAAAATGCTACGGTGAAAATTGAAGAAAGAATAAATGGAAATTTAACAAATACCTATAATTGTGTTAAAATTGACACAATTCGTGAAGATGGTATTTTTGCACATAATAATGTTGTTTACAGAACTACCGGACATTTATCCACTAATTCTAATGCATTATTTAAACTTGTAATAAATGCTAATGACAACGAAATATCATCAGAGACTGCCTTAATTCAGGATTTCACTGTCTTTCCAATTAACAATCCTGTGTCAATGTCAGCTACTACAAATAAACTTAACATAGTTTGGAATACTCCACCTATGGGAAGATTATTTGAACCTGTAGTTAGATTTTATTATTACGATATTACCGCTACTGATACTACAAAAAAATATTTAGATATCACACTCGGAGCAAAGACCTCAAATACAAAAGAAGGGAACGAATCGATGAGTACTGAATTAGTTGGAAGTAATTTTTTATATACAGTAGCTAACATAATGCCTGATAATCCACAATTAATTAAAAGGGTTGTTGCAAAAGGGAGTATTGAAGTAAGAATCTCTGTTGGCTCTGATGACATGTACACATATATTCAGGTAACCCAACCATCATCCGGAATTGTAAGCGAGAAACCTGCATATTCAAATATCAGCAATGGATTAGGTCTTTTCTCATCAAGATATTTAAAAATTGCACCTGCAACCAAACCATCCTTAAGCTCAAAAACTTTAGATTCATTAGCTGGAGGTATTTATACCGGACCAAACGGTAAAAATCTAAAATTTATAGGTAACAGTGCAACAACAAGTATCTGGACCAGCTTCCCTTAATTCCTGCCTTTTTGTCTTAACTTTTGCCTATTTGACGTATAGTCAGTTTGTCATACTGCCATTTTTACTGTCTTAACACATCATTTTCCATGTGGCATAAACATTGAAAATCTCAGAACAAAAAAATTGAAAATTTTAAAACTATAATAAAATGGGAAAAATTATTGGAATCGACTTAGGAACAACCAACTCATGTGTTTCTGTTATGGAAGGAAATGAGCCGGTAGTAATAGCAAATAGCGAAGGTAAACGCACAACACCTTCTATTGTTGCTTTTTTAGATAACGGTGAACGTAAAGTTGGCGACCCTGCAAAACGTCAGGCAGTAACTAACCCTACAAAGACTGTAGCGTCAATAAAAAGATTTATGGGTACTAAATTTGACGAATCAACTAAAGATATATCACATGTTACATATAGTGTTGTAAAAGGCGATAACAATTCACCAAAAGTAAAAATTGATAATCGTAATTACTCACCTCAGGAAATCTCTGCAATAGTTCTTCAGAAAATGAAAAAAACTGCAGAAGATTATTTAGGACAGGAAGTAACAGAAGCTGTTATTACAGTTCCTGCTTACTTTAATGACTCACAACGCCAAGCGACTAAAGAAGCTGGTGAAATTGCAGGCTTAACAGTAAAACGTATCATTAACGAACCAACAGCTGCTGCATTAGCATATGGATTAGATAAACGCGGAAAAGATATTAAAATAGCAGTATATGATCTTGGAGGTGGAACATTTGATATTTCAATTCTAGAAATGGGTGACGGTGTTTTTGAAGTAAAAAGCACAAACGGTGATACACACCTTGGTGGCGATGACTTTGACCAGACAGTAATTGACTGGTTGGCAGATGAATTTAAAAAAGATGAAGGCATTGATTTACGTAGAGATCCAATGGCTTTACAACGCTTAAAAGAAGCTGCAGAGAAAGCTAAAATTGAACTTTCAAGCTCAACACAAACAGAAATCAATCTACCTTACATTATGCCGGTTGACGGAGTTCCAAAGCATCTTGTAAAAACTCTTACCCGTGCTAAATTTGAACAGTTAATTGACAAATTAGTTCAGGCAACTATTGAACCTTGTAAAAAAGCAGTTGCAGACGCAGGAATAAGTGTTAAAGAAATTGATGAAATAATATTAGTAGGTGGCTCAACCAGAGTTCCGATAATTCAGAAAGTTGTTGAAGATTTCTTCGGAAAAACTCCATCAAAAGGTGTAAACCCTGACGAAGTAGTTGCTATTGGTGCAGCAATTCAAGGAGGTGTTCTTTCAGGAGAAGTAACCGATGTTCTTTTGTTAGATGTTACTCCTTTATCACTTGGAATTGAAACAATGGGTGGTGTAACAACACGCTTAATTGAATCGAACACTACAATTCCTACTAGAAAAGCTGAGACATTTACAACAGCAGCCGACAATCAATCATCAGTAGAAATTCACATCTTACAAGGTGAACGATCAATGGCACGCGATAACAAAACAATCGGACGTTTTCACTTAGACGGTATTCCACCTGCTATGCGCGGTACTCCACAGATTGAAGTAACATTTGATATTGATGCAAATGGTATTCTTAATGTTTCTGCAAAAGACAAAGCAACCGGAAAACAACAATCTATTCGTATCGAAGCTTCATCAGGATTATCAGAAGACGAGATTAAAAGAATGAAAGCTGAAGCTGAAGCTAATGCTGATGCAGACAAGGTAGCAAAAGAAAAAATAGACAAATTAAATCACGCAGACAGTTTAATTTTCCAAACCGAAAAACAATTAAAAGAATTTGGAGATAAACTTCCAGCTGATAAAAAAGCACCTATAGAAAGTGCATTACAGAATTTAAAAGATGCTCACAAGAATCAGGATATTGCAGGTATTGATAAAGCAACTGAAGAATTAAACAAAGTTTTCCAGGCAGCATCCGAGGAGATGTACAAAAACGGTCAACAACCACAAGGAAATCCTAATGAACAACCTCATCACGAACATCAGGAACAACAGGCAGAAGGCAAACAAAATAAAAATGCCGAAGTTCAGGATGTAGATTTTGAAGAAGTAAAATAACAATAGACTTAATAAACATGAAGAAGCCGGCTTTCGCCGGCTTTTTTATTACATAATTGTCACTAATGGGGATTGCAGCTCAATGACGATATGTTTCTTTATTTCAAGCGGAGCCTCTTAAAATAAACTTTTATAATTAATACAATTTATTAAAATTTTTCTCGTTAAAAGAGTCATTAAATAAAATGCATGCTATAAATCTACTTTTTTTTATTAACCTCTTAATCTAAATTTTATGAAAAAAAGTATTTTAATTATTAGCATTGGCATTATTCTTTTTAATTCATGCCGTAAAGAAGATTCTATAACAATAACACCTGTTATAACTCAAGAAACTGTAAACGATTATTTCCCTTTAAATACCGGAAACTATTGGGTGTACAAGCAAACCTCGTTAGATAGTTCTGGAAATATAATTCCTAATACCTGGGGAAACGATTCAATTGTAGTTAAAAATGATACAATTATTAATAGTAATACATATCATACAGTATTTGAATATAATTCTTTAGGTCATACTTCTCCTTATGTTCATTATTATAGAGATTCTTCTAATTGTATTGTTGACAATAATGGTGCTATTGTTTTCAGTATTAACCCAGGGTTTGTTAAAAATCAAGTTTTTGCTTATTTGTCTGATACTATTGCATATGTTAATTATTATTTTGTTAACCAAACAACTAGTATAACTGTTCCACTAGGAACTTATAATTGCGTCGATTTAAAAGGAGAATTATTTAGAATAGAAGATAATTTTAACATTACACGCTTAATACATAATTATTATTGTAAAAACATAGGTTCCATAAAAAAGACTAGACTCTTTGTTAGTTCACTTCAAAGAATTGAATTAGACTTATTAAGTTACCACGTACAATAAACTTTTCGTTTATGATTACGGCCTTGAGCCGCAATCTCCCACAATAACATAAATGTGATTGCGACACAAGATCACAATCACATTTAGTTTTTTTTATTTCAAAGAGGATGCTTAAAATGTATATAATGTTATTTACTTAATGCTGCTTTTATAAATTCTACAAAAAGCGGATGCGGGCTTTCAACAGTACTTCTGTACTCTGGGTGAAACTGCACACCAACAAACCATTTGTGTGAAGGAATTTCCACAATTTCTACAAGATTCATATCAGGGTTTATTCCGGATACAATCATACCTGCTTTTTGGAAATCCTGTAAATAAGCGTTATTAAATTCGTAACGATGACGATGTCTTTCCTGAATTGAAGTTTTTTGATATGCCTTTTGAGCTTTTGTACCTTTAATTAAATTACAAGGATAAGCACCCAAACGCATTGTGCCACCTTTCTCTGTAATATTCTTTTGCTCTTCCATTAAATCAATTACTGGATGTTCTGTTGTACGACTCATTTCCGTTGAGTGAGCATCAGTGTAACCAAGTACATTTCTTGCAAATTCAATTACCGCACATTGCATTCCAAGACAAATTCCCAAAAATGGAATATTATTTTCGCGGGCATATTTTACAGACAATATTTTACCATCTATCCCTCTATGACCAAAACCAGGAGCAACAACAATTCCATTTAACTTAGAAAGCTTCTCAAGCATTACAGATTCTGTGAGAGTTTCACTATGTATCAAACTAATATTAACCTTACACTCATTTACAGAACCAGCATGAATAAACGATTCTATAATTGATTTATAGGCATCAGCTAGTTCTACATATTTTCCTACTAATCCAATATTAACTTGCTTCTTGGGGTTTTTAAGTTTCTTAAGAAAATCCTGCCAGGATTTTAATTGTGGTTTTTGTTTTGCCTGTATTTTAAGTTTTCTTAATACAATTTCGTCGAGCTTTTCTTCGTGCATTAAAATTGGCACTTCGTATATTGTACTAACATCACGTGATTCAATTACAGAATCAATATCAACATTACAAAATAATGCTACCTTCTTTTTAATGTCATTTGTTATGCGCTTTTCGGCACGTAGTACTAAAATATCTGGCTGTACTCCGGCTTCTAATAGCATTTTTACACTATGTTGTGTAGGTTTGGTTTTTAATTCGCCTGTTGCAGACAAATAAGGAACAAGAGTTAAATGTATAACAAGAACTCTGCCCGGCATCTCCCACTTTAACTGACGAACTGCTTCAATATATGGTAATGATTCAATATCACCAACAGTTCCGCCTATTTCAGTTATTACAATATCAAACTTATGTTTGGTACCAAGTAATTTTACACATCGTTTAATTTCATCTGTAATGTGAGGAATTACCTGTACGGTTTTTCCCAAAAAATCGCCACGACGCTCTTTATTTATAACATTCTGATATATTCTACCAGTTGTTATATTATTAGCCTGTGAAGTAGGAATATTTAAAAATCTTTCATAATGACCTAGGTCAAGATCTGTTTCAGCTCCGTCATTTGTAACATAACATTCACCATGCTCATAAGGATTTAATGTACCCGGATCAATATTAAGATAAGGATCTAATTTCTGAATAGTAACATTATGTCCACCAGCCTGAAGTAATTTGGCTAAAGAGGCAGAAATAATTCCTTTCCCAAGTGATGAAGTAACTCCACCTGTTACAAATATATATCTGGTATTTGCCATTTGAAATAAATTAAAATGTGAGGTTAATACCTAAACTAGGAATAATAGGTAACTGATTTACCCTTTTATGTTTTACTCTGTCGTAATAAAAAATATTATCTCTATTATAAACATTTGTAGTGCTAAAAGTAATTTCACAAATAGAATTTTTGGACAACTCAAAACTTTTCTTAAGTGTTAAATCCATTCTATGATAAGCAGGTAATCTTCCTTCATTCAAATCACCATAAATAATACCAATATCTCCATTTGCAGATACTATATCCTGATTTACGCCATCAAATTGCAATCTTTCGTAATAACCTGCAGTTTTACTGAACGGGAAACCTGAACCGAAATTCCATCTAGCACTTAATTCCCAATCTAAACCTTTACCAAAAGTACGTGTAGCAACTAAATTAATATTATGCCTTCTGTCATAATGAGGCTTATAGGTCATAAGACCATCATAACGATCTACAAATCCAAGTGAGTATACAACCCAGATATAAGTTCGTTTAAAATCATATTTAAAAGTAAGATCTACACCATATGCATTTCCGGTTTCAATAACAAAATCTTTCTTAAGATAATCCGGTTTATCATAATTATCAGCATTATCATCATATATTTTGTTACGGTTTAAATTAGTAAGTTGAGTATTACGTTTAATATAACCTTCTACATTTAAATCAATTTTCTTGGTTAAATCTAATTCACAACCTAAAATGGTGTGCCATGATTTTTGCAAAGAATTCTTAACTTGCTTTCCGTCAAACTCTGCTTGCAGGTCGCCAATCTCAGGACTACTCAAGAAACCATAAAATAAATTAACAACATCGCGATCGCTGTTTGCACTAACAAAATTCTGTGAATACAAACCTCCTGCAAATTTTAAACGGAAATTTTTAGATACACTATACTTGACACCAATTCTTGGTTCAGGAGAAATTGCCGAAAGTGAAGCATAGTATTGAAAACGAATACCTGGCTCGATAAGCAATTTTTCTTTTGCTATTTTATATTTAACAAAAGCTCCTAATTCGGTTGTATTTTGTTGCTGATCAATTTTTCTGTTTGCACTGTTATAAAAATCAAAAACAGTTTTAAAACCTAATGTTTCAATACCATAATTTAATTCGTTTTTACCCATGAAATATACAAATGCCAAACCCAAATTATAGCCATTAATTAAACTACTTCTTGGTAATAATCCTACTTCATTTAATGTTATATCGTAATTAGAAAAGCTAAAATTAACCTTTAATAAGAATGGCGAGCCTGATGGAACAAGAATAATATTACTACCTACTCCGAACGAATTCCAATCGAGATTTGATAATTCTTTATATTTTACTTTATCATTAAATTTAAAACCAAAAATATTAATCTTACTACCGTTCTCAGTGTTTAATGTTAACTTTCCATAGAAATCGGTAAAAGAGAATGGAATACCAGCCGAATCCACATAATTATAGAGAATTTTAGATGACTCTTTAATATAAGATGTTTTTCCAGAAAAAACATATGACATAGAAGTTTTTGTATTATCAGATCCCTTAAAAACAGGTCCCTCTAATAAAAGCTTAGAACCGAATGTACTTGCAGAAATTTTCCCAGCCTGTCGGTTTTTATTACCATCTCTCATAGTAATGTCCATTATTGAAGAAATTCTTCCACCGTAATCGGCATTAAAACCACCTGTATAAACATCGGCATTTCTAATTAAATCGGAATCAAATACAGAAAAGAAACCTATAGAGTGAAATGGATTATAAACAATCAT contains these protein-coding regions:
- a CDS encoding TonB-dependent receptor, whose amino-acid sequence is MKRVIIVACFFIFVFSSNILAQGVIRGFVYEKKSGEAVSFANVFLGGTKIGGATDVNGFFNLTKVPAGNYTLRVNFIGYDSISIQVSVKDKEIVTKKIYVTESAVMLDEAVISADKQDKTEQVRISINKITPKQIEKIPSVGGEPDFAQYLQVIPGVVFTGDQGGQLYIRGGSPIQNKVLLDGMIVYNPFHSIGFFSVFDSDLIRNADVYTGGFNADYGGRISSIMDITMRDGNKNRQAGKISASTFGSKLLLEGPVFKGSDNTKTSMSYVFSGKTSYIKESSKILYNYVDSAGIPFSFTDFYGKLTLNTENGSKINIFGFKFNDKVKYKELSNLDWNSFGVGSNIILVPSGSPFLLKVNFSFSNYDITLNEVGLLPRSSLINGYNLGLAFVYFMGKNELNYGIETLGFKTVFDFYNSANRKIDQQQNTTELGAFVKYKIAKEKLLIEPGIRFQYYASLSAISPEPRIGVKYSVSKNFRLKFAGGLYSQNFVSANSDRDVVNLFYGFLSSPEIGDLQAEFDGKQVKNSLQKSWHTILGCELDLTKKIDLNVEGYIKRNTQLTNLNRNKIYDDNADNYDKPDYLKKDFVIETGNAYGVDLTFKYDFKRTYIWVVYSLGFVDRYDGLMTYKPHYDRRHNINLVATRTFGKGLDWELSARWNFGSGFPFSKTAGYYERLQFDGVNQDIVSANGDIGIIYGDLNEGRLPAYHRMDLTLKKSFELSKNSICEITFSTTNVYNRDNIFYYDRVKHKRVNQLPIIPSLGINLTF